A single window of Watersipora subatra chromosome 9, tzWatSuba1.1, whole genome shotgun sequence DNA harbors:
- the LOC137403511 gene encoding 3-galactosyl-N-acetylglucosaminide 4-alpha-L-fucosyltransferase FUT3-like isoform X2: MVTKPQLKQSVTTEKPAPTKRKLERTLLILVGSPLTIAAQTRILETDAASVMHRELLFGNRGRDANVKNDKLFDVCAPGCELTTDASRFNESDVVIFYAGGDLYRVLQKTIIRAFPEQRFVFFFYEQPHNFRPTDLDVINKKVGINWTLHYQQDATVFWPYGWARPRDKPINIAADYASSKTRKVIWVVSRCSTLFSHREHYIAELIKYIDIDVYGKCIEGTPSRVPMDVNKMAGKYKFFISFENGDCDDYISEKFFRYAKDVMTVPIVLGRRNHYEQLAPAFSYIQADQFDSPKDLAEYLHALDRNKDLYNKYFEWRKNYVFEYLPRPVCQMCQTFRDKWFQPSQIDMQQYHGLQRCWKSNRNILTDWTKKAANYTYTDPWTAIKQLNSRDKELRFK, encoded by the exons ATGGTTACGAAACCCCAGTTAAAACAATCAGTGACTACAGAGAAACCTGCTCCTACGAAGAGGAAGTTAGAGAGAACTTTACTCATACTAG TTGGCTCACCACTCACCATTGCTGCTCAAACTCGAATACTTGAAACGGATGCGGCCTCTGTCATGCACAGAGAACTGCTCTTTGGAAACAGAGGTCGTGATGCTAATGTGAAAAACGACAAACTGTTTGACGTCTGCGCTCCAGGCTGCGAGCTCACCACGGATGCTTCACG GTTTAACGAGTCAGACGTGGTTATATTCTATGCCGGAGGTGACCTCTACCGAGTATTGCAGAAAACTATAATCAGAGCATTTCCTGAGCAGAGATTTGTCTTCTTTTTCTACGAACAGCCTCACAACTTTCGACCTACTGACCTCGATGTGATCAACAAAAAAGTGG GTATAAACTGGACCCTGCACTACCAACAAGATGCGACAGTTTTCTGGCCGTATGGCTGGGCACGACCTAGAGACAAGCCTATAAACATAGCTGCTGACTACGCATCATCAAAGACTAGAAAGGTCATATGGGTCGTGAGCCGATGCAGCACTCTCTTCTCCCACAGAGAACACTACATTGCAGAG ttGATAAAGTATATAGACATCGATGTCTATGGTAAATGCATTGAGGGAACACCAAGTCGTGTTCCCATGGATGTGAACAAAATGG CTGGCAAATACAAGTTCTTTATATCCTTTGAAAATGGAGATTGTGATGATTACATTTCGGAGAAATTCTTCCGCTACGCAAAGGAT GTTATGACAGTACCAATAGTACTTGGCAGACGTAACCACTACGAACAACTGGCCCCTGCTTTCTCATACATCCAGGCAGATCAATTTGACTCCCCAAAGGACCTTGCAGAGTATCTACATGCCCTGGACAGAAACAAGGATTTATATAACAA ATACTTTGAATGGAGAAAAAACTATGTGTTTGAGTATCTGCCAAGGCCTGTCTGTCAAATGTGTCAGACCTTCAGAGACAAGTGGTTTCAGCCCTCGCAGATAGACATGCAACAGTATCATGGACTTCAGAG ATGTTGGAAATCAAATAGAAACATACTAACAGATTGGACAAAGAAGGCAGCTAACTACACCTATACAGACCCTTGGACAGCCATTAAACAGCTAAACAGCCGAGATAAAGAGCTAAGGTTTAAATAA
- the LOC137403512 gene encoding proteasome subunit alpha type-1-like, with translation MFRNQYDNDVTVWSPQGRIHQLEYAMEAVKQGSACVGLKSKTHAVIVALKRAPSELSAYQKKVIPIDDHCGVAVAGLTADARLLCKFMRTECLNNRYVYETPLPINRLVAMVGSKSQIPTQRYGRRPFGVGLLVAGYDSAGPHIYQTCPSANYFDCKAMSIGARSQSARTYLEKHLDTYLDCSLEELVKHGLRALRDTLPNEVDLNSKNTTIAIVGEETSLKIYDDEASEPYLALIEGEERTRGGRRDPPPDAEPEDTERPEPAVAEPETMDQS, from the exons TTCCGTAACCAGTACGACAACGATGTGACAGTTTGGAGCCCACAGGGGCGCATCCACCAGCTGGAGTATGCTATGGAGGCTGTCAAACAAGGCTCAGCGTGCGTCGGTCTCAAGTCCAAAACACATGCTGTCATTGTTGCCTTGAAAAGAGCCCCGAGTGAGTTGTCGGCTTACCAGAAGAAAGTCATACCCATTGATGATCACTGTGGTGTGGCAGTGGCAGGCCTTACAGCAGACGCCAGATTGTTGTG TAAGTTCATGAGGACGGAGTGCCTGAACAACAGATATGTATATGAGACTCCTCTGCCTATTAACAGACTTGTGGCCATGGTCGGCAGCAAGTCTCAGATTCCAACACAAAGATATGGCCGACGACCATTCGGTGTTGGACTTCTTGTAGCAGGATATGAT AGTGCTGGCCCTCACATCTATCAGACCTGCCCCTCGGCCAACTACTTCGACTGCAAGGCCATGTCAATTGGGGCAAGGTCGCAGTCAGCCCGGACCTACCTAGAGAAGCACCTGGATACATACCTTGATTGCTCACTTGAGGAGCTTGTCAAACATGGTCTCCGTGCACTTCGGGACACTTTACCTAATGAGGTCGACCTCAACTCCAAG AACACAACAATAGCAATAGTCGGGGAAGAGACTTCTTTAAAGATATATGATGATGAAGCCTCAGAGCCATATTTAGCTTTAATCGAGGGAGAGGAAAGAACGAGGGGTGGGAGGAGAGATCCGCCACCAGATGCCGAACCCGAAGATACAGAGAGACCTGAGCCTGCAGTAGCTGAACCCGAGACTATGGACCAAAGCTAA